DNA sequence from the Alosa sapidissima isolate fAloSap1 chromosome 13, fAloSap1.pri, whole genome shotgun sequence genome:
gtgcgtgtgtctctgtgtgtgtgtgcatgtctctgtgtgtgtgtgcatgtgtctttgtgtgtgtgtgcgtgtgtctctgtgtgtgtgcatgtttgcatgtggaGGTGAGATCATGAGGTCACAGATCAGCAAGGGTGCAAACCTCACTCTGCATGACTTGACCTATAGtgtgtctggaagtgtgtgtgtgtgtgtgtgtgtgtgtgtgtgtgtgtgtgtgtgtgtgtgtgtgtgtgtgtgtgtgtgtgtgtctctctctctctctctctctctttctgcgtctctctatcacacataagcacacacacaaatacatgacaTACAGACACTATTACTTTTGCGACTCTCGTCTACACTGCTGTCAACTTTTTATAGGGCCGTTTAATTGAGCATATTACAATGGTGAcaattgtgtgtgaatggttATGTGATTTGTGCAAATGGTCAAGTGATCCGTACCTCAGGGTTCCGGTACTGgtatttctctcactctcacacacacacacacacacacacacacacacacacacacacacacacacacacacacacacacacacatatgcacatacaaagagagaaagaaaaagagagagcaagaagttTGATGGCCACATCAATGGAGGACTTAAATAATTGATGGCTTAAATAATTCAGATGGGCTCCCAGGAGAAGGGCCTCTCTTCATGCGGCTCCTTTTAGGGGCTTTTTGAGTAGCTCACTCATTTCGAACCTGAAGAACAAGAAGAAGACACGAGAGCGTCCATCTATCTCTGGGGCAGCGTGGCCCTTCCGCAGTGCAGCTCAGAGGAACCGAGGCCTAGTCTCCGCATCTGAAGGAAAAGGGTTGAGCTGAGGTTTAATACCACTGGATAGTGGCTGGCTGGACCGGAGCTGACCGGAATATGGCCCAAATCTGCTTCAGAATCAGTTGAGTCACAAACCTGGTCCTGTTTAGTCTCTGATCCATTCCAGTCCTGTTCGGTCCTGTTTAGTCTGGTTCCGGTCTGGTTTAATCCTGATTCTGTCTCTGCTCCATTCCAAAGTGGAGGTCCCGTTTAGTCTGGTTCCGGTCTGGTTTAATCCTGATTCTGTCTCTGCTCCATTCCAAAGTGGATGTCCTGTTTAGTCTGGTTCCGGTCTGGTTTAGTCCTGATTCTGTCTCTGCTCCATTCCAAAGTGGAGGTCCCGTTTAGTCTGGTTCCGGTCTGGTTTAGTCCTGATTCTGTCTCTACTCCATTCCAAAGTGGAGGTCCCGTTGCCATTTACCTAGCAACCCAGATGGCAGATGATTCAACAGCGGAACCGTCCCCCCTGTAACCTGTTGCAGTTCTGCTTCCCACCCCCAACCACAACTCAGCCGCATGCAGGCCAGATAAGCGCCAGATCCACCAGCAGCTAATCTTAGGGGGAGTTAGGAATCTGAGGAGTGCCTGCCAGGCAGAATTTCACCTTGAACTCGCGTCAGCTAAATTTAGCCTGGCACGGAAGCGTGTTGGTGGCATGCAGTCAGTTTTAGTTTAGCAGCAACAGGAGCGCGTGCCAATTACAAGACCGATTGACCAGAAACCACAATGGGGTTGTGTATTTTAGCTTAAAATATCAAAACTGGTGAGAgagctgtgtgagagtgtgtgtgtgtgtgtgtgtgtgtgtgtgtgtgtgtgtgtgtgtgtctgtgtgtctgtgtgtgtgtctgtgtgtgtgtctgtgtgtgtgtgtgtgtgtgtgtgtgtgtgtgtgtgtgtgtgagtagcttTACCATTCTGCATGGTAACCCCCCACTCTCCCCTGCCTCCCCCAGGTGACGTTCACCAAGCGCAAGTTGGCCTGATGAAGAAGGCGTACGAGCTGAGCGTGTTGTGTGACTGCGAGATCGCCCTCATCATCTTCAACAGCACAACAAGCTGTTCCAGTACGCCAGCACGGACATGGACAAGGTGCTGCTCAAGTACACCGAGTACAACGAGCCGCACGAGAGCAGGACCAACTCCGACATCGTGGAGGTGAGCAAGgcaacaacatacacacacacacacacacacacacacacacacacacacacacacacacacacacacacacacacacacacacaaaatctctcttctttctcacgcacaaacacatgtgaTCTCACACAGTCAGACTTagtctttctttcttgtctcgcactctctctctctctctctctctctctctctctctcacacacacacacacacacacacacacaaacttacataCGCACAGGCAAGGGACAAACCCAACCAAACGCACATGTATAAACAACAGAATAAGAGAGAATGACTAATTGAGAGATGATGGTGAAGAGGATGCCACAGCGctgacataaaacacacaaaagacTCTGCTGTTCTTCAAGCGCTCCAGTTTGCACTTAAAAGAGTACCATGCTGAACACAGAATAGTTTTCAAATGAGGATGTGCAGCAGTGTAAGGGTCCTCAGTCAGGGTCTGGAGACTGGCTAAGTGTCCTTAATAAGGCACTGGAGACTGGCGAAGGAGTCTTCATTTTACCTTAAGAGTTCCTCAGAGATCATTGACTGATTCTGGTTGTAGGCTAAACTGAATTATACAAGGGGGGGTCGGGGAACTGGGGTGGCACCCATCCTAATTGCTAAACAGTTAagcagttggtgtgtgtgtttttccgtgtatgtgtccacacgtgtgtgtgtgtgtgtgtgtgtgtgtgtgtgtgtgagtgtgtgtgtgctgagtgggGTTGTGTGCCACCTGTCTGGCACATGTCATCCCAGTAAGCTGGGCTcagggggggtggagaggagaggggatgagTCCCTCTCAGCCGGGCTGCGTTGTGCAACCGTCTTAGCCGCACACACCTGGAGCCGCAGGGGCTACAGTAGGCTGGATCAGCCTGAGCCACAGGTGTCTTAGCCAGGTGGGCCGCACGAGGACCTGAGCTCCCAGTCCTACAActgctgcctctctctttctctctctctctctctctctctctctctctctctctctctctctctctctctctctctctctctctctctctctctctctctctctctctgtcactgtgTGCAACATGTGACCACTGCTCACCCAGTTCGCCCCCGAGGTCCCCCAGAAGGAGGTTAACacacagttcagttcagtacaGTACTGGGTTTCACCATCCTAAAGAAGGAGAAGCTCTAGACTGGCCTGACCTCTAGATGGACTTTATCAAAgtcaagtcaaagtcagctttattgtcaatttcttcacatgttccagacatacaaagagatcgaaattacgtttctctctatcccacggtgaagacaagacatattttaccaatttaagtccacagacaaacataacattcaagtaaacaaaaaagtaagtaaataagagggcacatataataatgaaaaaaaataagagcagcaaaatttggtttaaattgtgcatagacagtcaataaaatactagtgcaaagtcaggccaataaaaggcttgggtagttctgtttgacctaagtaagaaagaaagtgacatagtggtgcaagttatgtaagagcagcagatgtgttgtgttttcaggacaacaacaagttgtaaagtgtacaagtgtgcaagtgtgcaagtggagtagtgcacgcggccattgtgggtccaatgtccaggatgttatgtagctgagggtggaggggggagaggagggagagagttcagcatccttacagcttggtgtatgaagctgttggatccaggtgtgtttgaacatacagcacacacacaggagcaagTCCTGACAGCATGGCGAGACGAGGTGGGGGCTTAGGACAGACTGCTGGGTAGAGTAgagtttgcgtgcatgtgtgtttgtgtgtgtgtgtgtgtgtgtgtgtgtgtgtgtgtgtgtgtgtgtgtgtactgtatgggtAGAGGATGGCCCTGACGATGTTCAATTATCTCCTCTATGCCTACGTCAGCTCCAGAGACGTCAGATGCCCATGTGGcacaacacgtgtgtgtgtgtggtagattgCACTTacccacggtgtgtgtgtgtgtgtgtgtgtgtgtgtgtgtgtgtgtgtgtgtggtagactGCATTTACCCacggcgcgtgtgtgtgtgtggtaaactgcacctacctgctgtgtgtgtgtgtgtgtgtgtgtgtgtgtgtgtgtgtgtgtgtgtgtgtgtgtgtgtgtgtgtgtgtgtgtgtgtgcNNNNNNNNNNNNNNNNNNNNNNNNNNNNNNNNNNNNNNNNNNNNNNNNNNNNNNNNNNNNNNNNNNNNNNNNNNNNNNNNNNNNNNNNNNNNNNNNNNNNNNNNNNNNNNNNNNNNNNNNNNNNNNNNNNNNNNNNNNNNNNNNNNNNNNNNNNNNNNNNNNNNNNNNNNNNNNNNNNNNNNNNNNNNNNNNNNNNNNNNCAAGGACAAGTCACCGTCTAAAATTATACCTTATTTTTTAGTTAGGTCAAACATAGTCACATGTTTAGAGTTTTTATTTACACATGAATGGTAGCTGTTTTGAAACTCAAAACTCTGATCAATCAAAACCACCCGAAccacccgacacacacacacacacacacacatacacacacacacacatgcatgcatatgcgcatacacacgcacacacacacaatttaacacAGTTCCTATGCTACAGAATCTGATTGGCACCGAAAACGTCTGCCTGCTGAAACTGGGTGGGTGTTAGTGGCCTACATCAGTTCGAAGAACAAATATCTCAGAACAGTCCTGAGGGATTCTAAATGACTCTAAATTAGGCCGCATTTTACATGATTGAGGATTTCGAGGTGCCCTCTTTACACATCAGGAACATCATCACCATACACATTAAATGTTGTATAAAAATGcgtaacagacacacagactgcaCTTGTGTGTATCCGGGTAGGGGTAAGGTTAGGGCTGTCGGCTGTGTACTACGCCTGTGTATCATTATGGATTGATATAATTACAGTGTAGTAACAAATACATTGGAATAATAAATCGGAACATTAATTCCTATTGTAAACATTAAAGCAACCACTAACAGTGCGTCCCTGTGCTGTGTGGAGAATGTAAATTATATTGACCAACCACTGTGTGTGATAACATGCTactgtatataaataaatttgaaattgaatttgaattacTGTATATAGCACTACTGCTAACCGCTAACTGTGCCTACCTGTTTTGTGTTGTTGCCTAGGTAACGGCTATGGTAACCACCGTAACTCCCCTGGTCTGCTGGTCTCTCCAGGAAGTATGAGCAAAGGGATGCAGGCCAAGTCTCCGCCCCCGATGAGCATGAACATGAGCAGTCGCAAGCCAGACCTGCGCGTACTCATCCCCCCAGGGTCTAAAAACACCATGCCTTCCATTgtgagtaccacacacacacacacacacacacatacacacacacgcacaaaccagACCTGCGCATCCTCATCCCCCCAGGGTCTAAAAACACCATGCcctccatctcacacacacacacacacacacacacacacacaaacaagccagaCATGCAAATGGTCATTCCCCAAGGGTCAAAAAACACCATACCCTCGTCATACCCATTGTGagtatcatacacacacaccgtacattagatccacacacacatgcatttagatccagacacacacacacacaaatagacctgtactgtatatgttcatctacacacacacaaacacacactcacattacatccagacacacacacaaaccgacCTGTACATgttcatctacacacacacacacacacacacacacacacacacacacacactgtggtgaGTGAAACTGTATGTCATGCTGACCATGTTACTAATGCCTGCACATTGCTTTCTAATGCTGGCAGTCTGAGGATGTGGATTTGCTGTTGGtaagtgtgtacagtatgtgtgtgtttcgcaCTAGTAATAGAGAAGTAGTATATTAGTAGTAGTCTATGAACTTACCTCAGTTTCCTGTCTCATGAAGCTGATTTCTCACCAATACAATGGTTATGTCAGGCCCTTATTGTCCTCCACAAAACCCAACTTATCCTAGTGTACATGACCACAAATCTAAACACTGTCAAATGTGCTGAAAAGTCAGGACCAATTATCTATGTATGTTATACCCTAGCGTTACtgctagtgttttttttttttttttttcattcttaaAGTCTTTAAGTCTTTTAGGAAGTCCATTCAAATAATGTCTAAAGCTGTCGTGTTGTCTTGCCAAGCAGTCTTTGTCTTGTAGACTTGCAGACAAAGTAAAAGCACCAGACACAGAGTAGAGACACGACTAAAGGAAATGGCCAAAAGGGGGTGCAACGCAGTGGTAGCTTGTCATATTTTagggttttattttattttatttatttacttattttcatttcatcacACAGAGAGGCACTCAAAACAAAAAGTTGGAAACTCTGTGTTTAGAACCTCTTCTTCAGCCGCAGCAGAGTAGCCTCAGTTTCACTCCGATGTTGCCACGGGAGCTGCTTCAGGGTTCCCACGGCAACAGCTCAACCTCAGCAGGCGTGTGGCAGCAAATGACAGATGATGGATGCAGTTGGATGAGAGTTGATTGCATGTTAGGTGGATTATTGCTAGCCATTTGCATCATCTTGTTCATTAAGagaatgttttttgttgttgttgttgatttaTGTATTTCCTGTCCCCTCCGTGTTGCCattcttgtatgtgtgttttctttgttgtttattgtttgtgttgttgttttgcttGTGTCTGCAGAATCAGAGAATAAACAACTCCCAGTCTGCCCAATCATTGGCAACCCCTGTGGTCTCCGTAGCAACCCCAACACTGCCAGGGCAAGGGATGGGAGGATATCCGTCTGCCATATCCACCTCCTATGGTACAGGTGGGTtatacacctcacacacacacattatatctCTCAACCTATTATCTGCCATGTTTACCTCATATGGTGGGATCAATAACTCAAATCTGGGTAAATCAATTCTCAAGTACATTTTGACAATTCCCATTACAAAACAACTTAAAGGCAGTCCTCTGGTCTGCCACAAGAGGGAGCCTTTGTAAAGGGAGCCAATACTCTCATGGGCCACTGTTCCCTGTGCTATGTGATGCTCTGTGAAAATAGTAAAGAGTAGCCTACCTCTAAGTGCATTATCCACAGATTGTGtgatctctcaatctctctctcacacacacacatttcactctctcacttcttTTGTACTTATTTCAGTATTGTCTAACCAGCACACATTATAtgcacactcttaaaacgaatgtgttgaaaataacacaacttgtgttgtttttaacacatctctctatgtccagataagGACAACACAATTTTCTTTTGTTATACTATGTACACTCTtacaacaaatgtgttgaaaatagcacaacttgtgttgctttgttttttaacacatctctatgacaacacagtttgtgttgtttctaacgcattcgttttaagagtgcaggTTATGTGATGATCCCACTACAAACTCCCCTCTTACTTTCTAAGCACCACTGACAGGTGCTAACCtgtcctctctccccctgtacAGTATTCTCTGACCtatcctctctcccctccctcccttcccctgtTGAGTACTGTCGGACCAGTGCTCTCTATCGCCCCCTGTAGAGTATTCTCTAACCAGTGCTCTCTATCGCCCCCTGTAGAGTATTCTCTAACCTGTGCTTTTCTGTGCTCTCTATCGCCCCCTGTAGAGTATTATCTGACCAGTGCTGACCTGTGCTCTCTATCGCCCCCTGTAGAGTATTCTCTAACCTGTGCTTTTCTGTGCTCTCTATCGCCCCCTGTAGAGTATTATCTGACCAGTGCTGACCTGTGCTCTCTATCGCCCCCTGTAGAGTACTCTCTGACCAGTGCTGACCTGTCCTCGCTGTCGGGCTTCAGTGGCTCAGGCTCTCTTCACCTGGGCTCTATGAGTggctggcagcagcagcacctgCAGAGCATGCAGCACTCCTCCATGGCTCACCTGGGGTAGGTCACCAGTGCTCACCTTTAACCTCTGACCTCTCACCTCTGACCTCTCCACCACTGCCTTTCATCCGCCATCATCAGACTCACTCCTTGAGATCCCCACTCTGTGTTCTTCCCTCTTGGTGAAACGGAGGCTTTGCTGTTTAAATGTGTAATCAAAGAGTTAAATACCAGAATGAAAGAAGGCTATAGAGAGCCAAGGCTGGATTCCTCTTTCCTTTGAATGATTCTATCCTTTCCTATAATATTCATGTTACACAGCTATGATTTCTGAACTTGACTTAATTCCTTCATATTCTGAAACTTCTGtgttgtcggtgtgtgtgtgtgtgtgtgtgtgtgtgcgtgtgtgtgtgtgtgtgtatgggagtgtgtgtgcatgcctacTGTAAGACCTTGCACCCCAgcatccacctcctcctctgtttTAACCAGCCCTTTTCCTTTCCCTCCACAGAAATTGCACTAGTACTCACTTATGTCCGAGCTCAAACCTGTCCCTGCCCTCTGCCCAGAGCCTGCACATCAAGTCCGAACCTGTTTCTCCTCCTAGAGACCGAGTGGGGCATCAGCAAGGGGGCTACGGCAGCGCACAGCAGCTCCCTcccccccagcagcagcagcagcagcagcagcagcccaatCACCACCAGGCCCAATCCCAGCATGCCGCGGGGCGCCAGGAGGCGGGCCGTTCCCCGGGCGACAGCCTGAGCAGCTGTGGCAGCTCGTACGAGGGCAGCGACCGCgaagagcagcagcagcgcagCGACTTCCACTCGCCACTGGGGGCGCTGCGGCCCCCGCAGGAGGAACACGAGAGCCCGTCCGTCAAACGCGTGCGCCTGTCTGAGGGATGGGCCTCCTGATTGCCACGCCAACGATTGCCACTGCCACTTTCGCAAGAATCCTACCACTCCCCTCCCCAAATCCTAAATcccatcccccctcccccaaagaTCCCAAGTTCCTCATACCCCACCCCTACCAATCTCCTCAGGGAGGGCTTCATATCTGAAATGTAActttagtattattattattattattattaatattattatttttctctgCAGAGTGCGAGTGCtattgtgtattaaagtggtaTATATGTTGCAGGGCGGGAAAGAAGGttttgaagggggggggggggggggttgccagGGCTGGAAGGggggatgtggggggggggggggtggcatgcATTGCTTGTGCCGTGTGTGGGGAAAacaaatgacaaaacaaaacaaaaaaaaaagtatatattgtTCACGCACATACCTATACGATGTATGTGCACTTGTGTATGTACACAAGTTATACGCTTttggaaaagaagagagagataagaaaagAAGTCTGGTACTCTGTTTGGTAAAGCTACTTTGTAGTGCAGTAATATATGGCATAATTAAAGTATTTTTGAAAAGCGTGTGAAGATGAGGCAGCGACTCGGCTGATGGGGCAACGTCCCCACAGTCAGGCCAGACTCTGGCAATGGCCTCGCCAGCGCAAACTaacccacatacagtatatgttacCATAAACATTGTTGTGTTGCAGGTTCAACGTATTTATGTAAATAGAGGGTGCGGGAAAGGGTCAAACCTGCCAGGATTTGCAGATTTATTTactaaaaaaagacagagaaaatagagggagagaaagagagagggttacTGTATGATGCAGCTTTTGGGAAATACATCCTCGCAACCCAGGGCAACTGTTTTACTTCAGGAAAGAGCTATATGATTTAAAAAAGTAAGGtaaattaagaaaaaaaataataaaattgaACAGTTGTATATGTTTGTCCATATTTAGATTGaggaaaaagtagcctacttttggGCCAGGTGTGTTTATGTAACAAAATCCCCGGTGGAAAAAAGGATCTACTATACATTGAAGCTTATATTTTCGTAAAAATGCAGAGCATTTTGTTGCTAGCTGTTGACTATGTGAGCCAGAATGTAGTTAAGCTTTGCCAATACTGAACAAGCCCATTTAGGTATAGCAATATGGGCCCGCCCCTTTTGAAAGCCATACTATCACAACCAGAAACCAGATTATCTATTGAGTTTTTTCATTGTTGTTCTTTTAAATATATTACTTGATGATTATtacaaaaaaagtttttatGAAGAATTTttaaagtttaaaatatgaaaGATAATTCTGTAGGAGTACGGGAATGTTAGGCTACTTGTTATCAATAaaggtttttaaatgaatttGCCATTTGTTTGTGAACTTGAACAAACCCACCCATTTGCTGTCAATCACGTTTTCACGGGGTCGTGCGTCTGTGAAGCTATAAACCCTATAACATTAGGTCGTGCTGGATTGCTCTAGCCTGGGAAGGATTGCTCCGCTGCGATGTTGAAATAGGTTGCAGTCCGCATACGTATACCCTTCTAATATAGTAGATGTACAGTGCCTTATCTTGTGCTGTcacagatatttttttttcttttatccctttgcaaaaccaaatattcaaATTCATAAAGATTAATTGGTTGTCAGTCAGTGGCTGGAGTTGTGCATAGTAATTGCACGCTAAATGTATCCGATGAGTAGCCTATGTTTTGGTagaaacgaaagtaggcctatggcaTTTTTGTTGATTATTCCGGATTCGTCGaaagttttattttaaaatcaTCACGCCATGTCCCCATAAACTAGTTGTTTTGGTTATAAAAGTTACTTCGAACCCAAACCTCTGGCGCATCTTTGGCGGTGGTGATAAATTGATCACAAACCCCTGGTGGGTTATATGGGGTGAAAGGTGACATTAGTAGTCTACTCTACCGCATAGTCCATGGCTGGTTCATTAGTATCAAATAGGAGACAGCAACAAGACTGTTACCTCTCTTCTGCTCACGTTTCCTAGCTGGTTCAGCCTATCTGTAAAAGTGCAACGGCTCTTTAAAATAACGCGCAATCTGACTTTGAAAGTCATCGTCTATATCAGGCTGATATTTTAAACACGATGTACGTGTGTTGTGGCGTGAAGGGCAGAGCCCGTGTACTATTTTAATAAAATatctgttttttatttcagaGCAATTAAACATGATTTATTGGTTTAACACAGCGGGCACTGATTTTACTGAAACCAAACCAAAGCAAGTGGAGTCGGAAGCCATAGGGTTATCCATTTTGGATCGGGCTTTAGGTCAAGCTTTCTAGTTACTGTTTGTGAAATAAATTGGCCGGCCATTGGCcactgattttcttttttatttacatGTAAGGAGCCTATCCTATGTAGTGCTCCCATTCAACCAAAATCCATCGTTTGGAGCTTGTTATGATACTACAGTGTAATTTCTCAAACGAGACGCATCTCCTCCCTTGAGTTAGCTATCTAAAATGAAATGTATCCCAACGGTTTTACTTTATTGTGTTAATTGATTtggtgtgtaggctaca
Encoded proteins:
- the mef2ca gene encoding LOW QUALITY PROTEIN: myocyte enhancer factor 2ca (The sequence of the model RefSeq protein was modified relative to this genomic sequence to represent the inferred CDS: inserted 2 bases in 2 codons); translated protein: MGRKKIQIARIMDERNRQVTFTKRKXGLMKKAYELSVLCDCEIALIIFNSXNKLFQYASTDMDKVLLKYTEYNEPHESRTNSDIVEVSKLQRRNGYGNHRNSPGLLVSPGSMSKGMQAKSPPPMSMNMSSRKPDLRVLIPPGSKNTMPSINQRINNSQSAQSLATPVVSVATPTLPGQGMGGYPSAISTSYGTEYYLTSADLCSLSPPVEYSLTSADLSSLSGFSGSGSLHLGSMSGWQQQHLQSMQHSSMAHLGNCTSTHLCPSSNLSLPSAQSLHIKSEPVSPPRDRVGHQQGGYGSAQQLPPPQQQQQQQQQPNHHQAQSQHAAGRQEAGRSPGDSLSSCGSSYEGSDREEQQQRSDFHSPLGALRPPQEEHESPSVKRVRLSEGWAS